Proteins encoded together in one Flavobacteriales bacterium window:
- a CDS encoding T9SS type A sorting domain-containing protein, translating to MHRRAAFQLLLLVAAPTGLGAQATVHPGTTLHVLGGTTVRLPDGVSMTMAPGASMINDGLIHLAPTAVLTEAPGSPVTGVGLERIDLLVSAPPTALEPGGLGLTITAVEALDSLTTLRGHTVRNDTSGATGVARWYSVRPHVNTGLIAEVGFRYDLTELQGIGEADLMLFTARQGDTIWQGVPSVVDLPLTTVFASFLDSLGTYTLFDGSLGTATPDEAPPTSLHAGPNPATDVLDVRDEAGGFRDLTVIDATGRTVLRIDLGRRATHHRITLSSLASGTYLLRTEDGRNIRFNRP from the coding sequence ATGCATCGCCGCGCGGCCTTTCAGCTACTGCTGCTCGTAGCCGCTCCAACTGGGCTCGGTGCGCAAGCCACCGTGCATCCTGGCACCACCCTGCACGTGCTGGGTGGCACAACGGTCCGATTGCCCGATGGGGTTTCGATGACCATGGCACCTGGGGCTTCCATGATCAACGATGGCCTCATCCACCTGGCGCCGACCGCGGTCCTGACCGAGGCCCCCGGATCGCCGGTCACCGGCGTGGGCTTGGAGCGCATCGACCTGCTGGTGAGCGCGCCGCCGACCGCGCTCGAACCGGGCGGTCTCGGCCTCACCATCACTGCGGTCGAGGCCTTGGACAGCCTGACCACGCTTCGCGGGCACACCGTGCGGAACGATACGAGCGGCGCAACGGGTGTTGCCAGGTGGTACAGTGTGAGGCCGCACGTCAACACCGGGCTCATCGCGGAGGTCGGCTTCCGGTATGACCTGACCGAGCTACAGGGCATCGGCGAGGCGGACCTCATGCTTTTCACAGCACGTCAGGGGGACACCATCTGGCAGGGCGTCCCCAGCGTGGTCGACCTGCCGCTGACCACGGTCTTCGCCTCTTTCCTGGACAGCTTGGGCACGTACACCCTCTTCGATGGCAGCTTGGGCACCGCCACGCCGGATGAAGCGCCGCCCACCTCCCTTCACGCAGGACCCAACCCGGCCACGGACGTCCTGGACGTGCGCGACGAAGCCGGCGGTTTCCGAGACCTGACCGTGATCGATGCAACAGGACGGACCGTGCTGCGGATCGACCTCGGCCGCCGTGCGACACACCACCGCATCACCTTGTCCAGCCTGGCCTCCGGAACATACCTGCTCCGCACGGAGGACGGGCGCAACATCCGGTTCAACCGCCCATGA